The DNA sequence ACCGCCGCCTCGAAGTGATAATCCACCGTCTCACAGGACGGCTTAACCCATTCACACACTCCGTCCTCGTTCTCCTGGCCACACCCCTAGATCGAGGGCTTATTATACTGAGGCTCTGGGTAGGAGATCTAGTGGATTATAACTCCAGCTGATGATGTGATtctggttgagcttgttgagacTAGGGCATTATATGGTAGATAGGACAATTCTCGATCTGTTTCGTCCCATGGATAATCAACCGTTGAATCCCTGTATGTACTGGTTAAAGAGTACATCTGCCTGCATGGACTGATCACGGAAATTGAGGTACCCCTTAGCAATGGCCTGTCTGCATTGCTTTTGAGAGAGCTGCATAGGCTCGGCTGCCCAAGGGTGTGATGGCTACCTAAATCATGCccagccttggccgccgTTAACAGCGTTTCCCTCCTAACATCATGTAACCATAGATAACCTAGTCCGTTTCTTTTCATGCATCAAAACCGCCATGGTTACTTTCAGCCCCCAACCGTCTTTTCATCTATGCCCCGACTTCAACATCCCCCCGCCACCCGATGGCCATCTCGAGCTGGGCTCTGTGCTGCGAGGCATCGACCTGAACAGCGTCCTTTCCCCGCTCGATTGTGGTGATACCGTTGAGATCCCCGCTTCCCAGCCACTGTTCCGCTCCGAGAAGACGGGTTTCAGTCGCACCCTGAAGGAGCTGAGAGGCATCGAGGGCAGCATCTGGGCCAAGATTTTTGGCAGCGACGGACTGGGCGCAATGTTCTCATTCTTGCGTAAGCGCGAGAATGACGAAATCCTGACAGTCCAGAAGCTTCTCGTCCAGTACTTTATCCCTACGCCTGAGTACATGAAGCAAGCCCTTGAGATCGACAATGTAGCTTttcacatcaacaacacgAAGAGAAAGAAGCCGGTTTACCTCGTCACTGGACTAATGTGGACTGAGGGCGCCAAGTTATCCAAGGTCCTGTCCAAGAAGAGCCAGGTCAACAGCCAGGCCGCTGCGACTGACCCGCATTCTGGCACCACTGCCGGCGCGACCGCCTCGTACGAGAACGAGGAGAGCCACGCTTCAAGCTTTGATGGATCTACCCCGTTTATCCTGGGCATTAGGGTCCGGAAGATCTGGTGGGACAAGGACGGGGTGAGGCAGGAGGAGCAAGACATTATTGGAGCAACACTCGGCGATTCTAAGACGATAAATGAGGGAATTCTGGGAGGGCTGAGGTATGTCGACgatgaagctgctggagTGCCCGGACAAAATATCGTGGACGAGAGTCAACAGGGAGTGGTAGACCCCGTCACTTGGATCCTGCCCTGAAGTAGCGACGATTTCACCTCGACCCGGCAGAGGCATCCTGAAATAAACTGCCAGCAAACGGATCAAGCGCATTGAAGCTATTGAATTGAGTCTCTAGGCCTTGAATTGTAACACTCTACTCGCTAATTGGAAGATCTACAACATCCCTTGCGATTACTTGAACTCAAATCTCAAGAGTCCTCTCTGGCAGTTACAACCACGTTTCCGGCCACTGTAGAGCATGATGCTTGAAATTCCGGAGGAAGCCACAGCACTTGCTTTCCGTCACATGTGGTCCAGTCGCCATCGTCGCTGAGTTTAAAACCAACGTGATGATCTGCCTCTAGCTCGGCCCATGTAGCGTTGATGAGTTCCGGCGAGCCGATTGATAGAGGCTCGAGGTCCGTCATGAAAAGAGTGGCACCTCGGTCCTTCAACGAGCGGCGGGTGGGCTGGTGGGTTAATGGGAAGCGTTGAAGAAGAGTATGAGATGGCAGGTCCCGGATTTCAATGGTGTCAGTGAAAGTAGCCAAGACAAGGCGATCGTCATCCGAGGAGAAGACAAGTGACGCGATCCTAGTTTTATCCCTAAGTCTTTTCACAGAGCGACGAAAGGTCATGCGGCAGCGACCTCAAGGATTCCAGGATGTCTTcagatggagaaggccactgtgttagcattgggatacGATGCTATGATGTGCTGGTATTGTGCTCTTTGctatagttgaagcccatgggataactgagccaaAAGACCGTGTTCAAGTGGAGTGTGTTCTAGGTTGCGACACACCATTGACACCCAGAAGAAGTTGGCATAGGCGTTGGAAACTAGGTAGTCATAGATATTCCTCTTCAACGAGTCCTTATAATGCTTTCGTGCTGCCAAGGACTCAACTCTGTAGTTGGCGTATGCGCTGATGGCCTGGGTGATTTGACCCCGAGCTTGGTTCAAGTCGATCTCTTCAAAATCGCCCATTTCCCGGAAATCCAACCGTGGTATAATACTTATGCCGCTGTGGCTCGCCAAGATCCATTTGGAAGGAATCTGTAATTTGTGGATGATGAGTTTAAGAAGGGTTCCCACCTCCGTGGTGCGTTCGTGTACATCATCGATGATAAAGACGGTATCAGTCATCGATGCATGGCCTAGCATGATCCGAAGTACATCAGAGAAGTCTTCCAAGGAAGTCAGGGCACCAGAGAGAGTTTTTTTGAAGAGCTCGTCACTCTCTCGGACATATTCGAGGAGCCATGGCCGTTGCACGACAAGGTGATGAATCAACTCGCGGACCAGAGCTGTGGCACTTTTGAAACCGCTATTGGTGCTCGGAAAAAAGGAATGAGATATAGCGTTGTCGGTGGTCTCCCGAAGCTCATCGATGATCCCACAGAGTAGCATGGTTTTGCCCCGTCCTGTAGTGCCATGAATCCAAAGCAGCTGAGGCTGCGGATCAGCCAAGAACTTTCGAAAGCGTGCATCGTCGAAGATCCAAGAGTGCACCCCCCTTGGAAGGCTACCAGCCGAATCTTCAAATTGGGCCTTGACGACTCTGAGATCCGTGGCGTATCCTCGGTAATGTCCCCATATCTCATACCCATAGGTGCTGTATGACTTCAGAAAGACGCCGAGAACTTGATTATCCCAGAATGGAAAGAGGCTCTCCAAGGTTTCCGTAGAAAGAGGAAGGTTAAAGTCCGAGAGCCCTGCCACGATGAGTCTCAGAATATCCAGGGGTCGCTTGCATTTAAGCAGCAAACAGAAAAGCACACATCTAGAAAAAGAACCACCGAAGGGGCCTACCCCCCAAACCTCCTCAGTACAATGATTAGCCAAAGTGCCGTAGACCCCATCATCGACTGAGGATAATGAAGTGTTGAAGAACTGATACAGAGACTCTCGGGTCAGTTTTTTCCTGAATAGAACAGGGTCGCTGAGTTTGGTAAAATCGTCTCCTAGTCGCAGCAGCGTCACCAGGTTCTCGGCGGCCTCACTTGCCTCCGCGGGAAGATCGGTCCCTGCGAAACGGTTTGCGGCGCCTTTCAGGAGACTCTCTCTGATATGTTTTATGACCCTGTCCTCCTCGCCCCCGTGAGGTGGGTCTAGGGATGAGAATAACGCCCAATCCATCGGCTCTGTTGAAGGAATGTCTTCGTCTTGTGGCGCTATCGACTCTTCAGGGACTGGGACTGAGTTCGTTTCGCTAAAAGACTCCCGGATATCAATGCTTTGAGTATTTGGTCCCTCTTCGAGTTGAAATTCATCACCCAGAGTGCTCCTTTCGCCGGAATTAGAGTCACCGCTGGGGGCCTGGGAGCTGGCAAAGTCGATGTCTTTCCCATCCGCGAGATTCTTGGTCGACAGCCGCGGAGTAAGAAGGGCCAAGAATTGTAAGTGTCCAGCAATGTGATtggtcatcatcatgtgctttgatggcttcatctgCAACCTCGGTGTAGCGGGTGGCGTAGTGGGCGAGCCCTGGTCTGCTAGACTCTCTTCCTGCTCGGGAACGTCGAATCGGACAGTCTTTTTGCCAGAAGTACCATCTGAAGCCTCTTTTGACCCCGGTTGTAGTGCCTTGGGCGATTCACTCGAGGTCTGTGGCTTCCTGGCCCGGAGTCGTTCGGGCTCCTCGAGTGGCGAGGAACAACATAGCGGGCAGATGGGAGAATTTTCAGATGCGCCTTGAGAGCTAGGACGATGAGTCTTGTTCTCGCCGTGTAGTGGAATGGCTGTGTTTTGCTGCCAAAATTCGCTATGATCTTGCTCGATGTGGACTCTCCACTCAGACCGGCGGGTGAAGTTGGGAGAGTCCAAGCATGAAGTTGCAACGCACACAAAGGGAACCAAGTCTTCGTTCATGTGAGACCTATCTCATAATGTTTAGCATCTGTGTTCGTGATTGGTGAGACGAAGAACGTACTTCCACCAAACATCGTTGGTAAAGTCATGCCTCTGGAAGACCTTTCGACAGAGAGGACAGGGAGCGGTctcatccccgtcatcaAACTGAGGTGGCTTAGGGAACTGTGCCTTAGTTTCCAGGACGGTGGTTGCGCTAGCTCGCCGCTGAACTggctccatggccttggttAGAATCGGTGGATGGGAGGCAGGGTCTGATGCTACAGTTTCGGACAGCAACGAGAACCCGATAGAACCACACTGAGTTACAGGCTTTGGCTGGGTGGTGTCGCTTCCGTTGTCTATACCTTGCTGTTGTTCCGGAATTGCTTTGAGTGGCAAAGGCGACGGTGTTCGCTGTATTTGTGATTCTTGTGAGTGTTTGAGGCGCCGATGATCCGTACGTAACTTCTTGTCGTGAGACTTCCAGTATAGCAACTTGGTATGTCTATGCACCATGGACTTGCTCAAGTGCTGGCGTAGGCTTTCGTGGGCGTCTGGATAGAGCGCATTGACGGCCAGTACCGCTTTGGTCTCAAAGAAAGAGATCTCTGCAGCCTTTCTCGAGGCGAATGCTTTGACACGAGCATCCAGAGATGACGTCGAGGATTGTCTGATGTGAATAGCAAGCCGGTCAAGCTCATTGATTGACATTCGTACGCCCTCGATTTCGATTTCTCGTCTGTcggtctcctcctctgaAGAATCGTCCGAGTCTTGGTCACTAAGCTCGGCTGTGACTAGAACTTGGTTAGCTTGTGTCATATGTGGTATGGTTCTCGGCTTTTACTCTGCAGGAGATTGTCTTTGAGCATGTTCAAGGCAAAGACGACAAGATCGCGATGTTGAGGGTAACGCTTCAGGCGCTGATCCAGACTACCGTTTCCACTTGCGAAGACGCCAAGATAGCCTGTCCAGTTATTGAATCGCGTTTGAAGTTTGCGTAGACCCGTTGCGTATATTTGGCCCGCTTGATTGGAATCCAACAAGTAAAGGCCTTGGACAAAGGCCGACTCGCAGGTGCTGGCCCTGGTTGAAATAGACTCCCTGGTAGGGTCAGAGTCAGCAGGCTCGGGGGCCCCTTGGCTTTCCAGGGTTGCCATGGAAAAGTGAGAAAGTATGAGATAAGATTCCACGATATGCGGACCTCGGCTGGCGCTTGTCTTCCTCTTGTTTGTCGTTGTTGCCAGTCCGGTTGAGGGGTGAAGATATGCGATGTTTCCAGCTCCCGTCAGCCTCACGGGGCGCAACCCATGACATTCGGACCAATAACGATCGCGCAGAGCTGATCAAAGAGAGGTAGCTCGGAAGGTTTGAGCCATCGTGTATCTGGTTATATGTGTTGAACTAGTGCACCTAAATCGAGAAACCGAGACTTCAGTCACGCGTCTTTCAATCCCTATCTTGCGCTCCCATCAGATCTCGCCATAtatgtatatatatatgACGGACTCTGGCAGGTACTTATCTGCTAATATCGCCACGTCAGCCCCTCACCTGGCCGCAATTGTGGCCCTCGGCGGCTGTGACGGCTTGGCTCGTCACAATCTCGAGAACAAGAgattcttctttctcaaccGACAAACACCGCACCAAATAGCGCCTCTCCTCTCTTACCGAAGTCTACTTCCATACTCTTACCTTTCCCTCGAGTCCGTCGCACTGTATGTCGCCATTCCGCCTGCGCCAGGCCTTCTGAAGCCTGGCTGGTTTCCACAGCCTGATCGCCGCCGCACCTCGGAAAACGCGCCGTTAGCGACACCTACCACCTCTGGACAGATGCCATTTCCTGCACAAAGACGCCTCTGAATCAACTCAGCGGTGTAAAATTTCTGATCTATTGAATCAGTGGACATTTCAACACACTCGAATAGTTATACTCTTGGAATGGGCGGGTCGTAGGCCAGGGTCGCCGGTATCTTGGTGCTTCGACTGGCACAATGTCCTTCAATAATCAGTCTTCTACCGGTGGTATTGAACACACTACCGAGTGGATTTTGATCAGAGAGTTACGCCAGAGCAGTCACAGTTTCAGCCCACCCGGAGTTGTTGGAAACACTGGCCGCACACGAACACTCAAACTCCGCAATGCCATCAACGACCTTGAGTTGCAGATTCGACGGACATTTACCATCCTTCGATTTGACTTGCTTCTTCATTTGCAAAATGAAGTCAAAGGCGATGCCCCAAAGGCACAGATATACAAGGATTCTCGCCAAGACAACTCGGACGAGGACACCGACGACGCGTCTTCACAGTCGAGCGCGGAGCCTCATGTCGAAGATTGGCCTAGTCATGGCTTATGTCAGGGTTTCGATTCTATCCAACCGTCAGTTGGGGAAGCACGGTCACGTCTGGAGCAGCTGTGCAAATTCCTCGAGACTCGAGTCAACCCGAATTTGAGCACTCCTGGGCAAAGAGACAACAGATCTGCCAAATATCCACGGCTCACACAGCTTATCGAAACGATCAAACAACTATCCTCTTTCCCTACCACAGTGGACCTCATCCCAACTGCTGGGTCTAAGCCGAAGCCGTTTCTCTTTAATgtcgccgaggatgaagccACTGCAAAGGCCTTTGTAGCTTTTACAGACCCAAGCCAAAAGCGACCCCCGAAAGAAGTCCGAAACCAAATGACTGCAGATGCTAAAGAAATGGCCCAATTCTTCCTTTCATTCAACAGCTTTGTCGACGCGCTGCAGATGTCGGCAGGCTCCCTGGATGTCCTCGCTTGGGAGCCTACCACCAAAAGACTGACCTCGAAAGAGTCTTTTGCTTCATTTTCTCTGCTTCGGAAATTCCAAAACCAGACGGAAGCTGCCTGCCGTGCTGTGTTATCGCACATCGGGCTCTGTACCCACCCCAAACATCAGGTTCTGCTACAACTTCCGGGGTGGGAGGAGGTGTCTGATTGGGATTCGACAAAGACCACAGCGAACCTGCCAGTTCcgctcttcttcaccatgtGTTTTCTCGAGAAGAAACAAGCCCTGCAGAGAATGCAAGACGACACAGAGTATGGTTCGCTTGAAAGATGGCAACATGCTAGAATGTTTTTTCTGCAGTAAGTATGCCTTCTACCCGGTCGACTCTGCTTCACCAAGACTTAAATCATGCTTGACAGGCCAGAGCACGCTGGGATTTACAGGGAGAAAAAACTCTGCGAGGCACTCAGGTTTTCGCATCAACGCGGGATGGACCTGGAGTTCTACGTGTCCGAATATTCCAAACCTGTTGTTCCAGCTATGGTGCCAATTCATATACCGTCAAGAATGCAGCAAATGCGAAGATATGGGAAAAGCTTCCCAAGTCATAGTCTATGGAGTCTAATCGAACAGGGCCGACTCAGGAAGGAAATGTCTTTCAACCTATGGTGGAACACTTCCTGCGTGGGTGGAAATATTGATATCGAAGAGCGCAAGACCCTGGCCATCAAGCTGGTTCTCGGCTTGATGTTATCTTTGGACTCAGATCACGTTTTCGAGACCTGGGATCCCAAGCAGGTTCACCTTTTGGAATCTGTAGACACATACACGCCTTTTGTTTCCCTTCCTTGCAACGCAAGTTGCCCCAGTCATCAGAAAACCCTCTCCTTTTCTGATAAATACTCATTGGGAAGCATTGACGACCTTGATGAGTCGGAGCCTTCTCTCCAGTTTGTGCTACTGGCCAAGGCTCTACTGCAAATCGCCGAGGGGGATCATCTCGCTGGCTTAGGAGTGAACAAAGATTCCAGTACAGTCTCTTGGGATGCATGGAATCGGTTCCGAGAAGCGATCGAAGGCTACATCCGAAGAGCAACTTGCGGGGCAGAAGTCGATCGCGAGGTATTGCCCTTTTTACATGCCGCCCTGGGCTGCCTGGATTTCCATACCGAGTACCAGAGCCGCTTAATGGAGAATCAGTCAAGTCAGAAGATGGAAGCCGCGTGGCAACTGGTCTTTGACACCATTCTCATCAAAATTGACGACAAGTTGACTCTGAAGAGCATAATCGCCTCTACCAATCCATCTTTCGCCCAGGATCCAACGCCAGACCCTCCACCTTTTCCCGGACATGAAGTTGTTCAGCAGGCCATGTCTAACAGTGGCAATGGTACTCTCCAGAGTTCTTCGAACACCACTGTTGCCAAGAGAGCTCCGATTAGACAGCCTTCTCTACCATCCGCCGAACCGAGCCAACCCAACATCCAATTATTTGACACTAATCTGGCGATGGGATCTTCGACGTGAGCTTTCCTCCTATGTCTTTGCGTTCATCTATCAATATGAATTAGTTACTAACAGATTTCAAAACCCAAAGTGCGGAGGAGTTTTGGGCATGTCTTGAAACATTCCACAAGTCTTACGCGCGTTTCGTGAACGATCGCAGCACAGAGTCTGGAGACGAAACTCCACGAAGAGTCCGCATAGCAGTCATTGACACTGGAGTTGACTTTGGTCATGCGGGAATAGCGGATGCCAAGGAAAAGGGCCGTATCAGGGAGGAGTGGTGTCACAGTTGGGTTGGTGCCGATGCAaaggacgaagacgatgagtTGCACGGAACCAACTGCGCCTATCTTCTGCACAAGTCAGCCCCCGAGGCTGATATATATATCGAAAAGGTGTTCAATCAGAATGCTGTGAGGTATTATGAAGCTAAGAACATAGCCAAGGTAAGATTCATCGGTGCCGTCCCTGGATGGGAGATTTTGGGAACTACCAACCGATATACTAACACTAGTAACTCGGCAGGCCATCGAGCACGCTGTAAGCAAATGGGACGTGGATATCATTTCCATGTCATTTGGGCTTACTCgtccagcttctcgagacgatggagacgaggtAAAGGAACAGTCGGCCTTGGAGACGTACAATAACATCGTGCACGAGGTCGAGGCGGCGATTCGAAAGGCCCCACCACGTCTGATGTTTGCAGCCGCTTCCAACAGTGGGAAGAACAAGCCACGGGCATTCCCAGCCAGGGACAACCCTTACGTGATTTGCGTTCATGCGTCAGAAGGGAACGGTCAAGACGGCGGCATCAACCCCGAAATTGGGAGTGGTTTCAACTTTATGACACTGGGGATGGGCTTGGACCTGATGAAAAGAGAGAATATCGTGAAGAATCGGAGAGCCCTGGCGAGATACAAGAGGGTAGTGAAGTCCGGAACGTCCTTTGCAACCCCCATCGCGGCGGGCATTGCCGCCACAGTCCTCGATCTCGCAGCCCGCGTCGATGAGATCGATGAAagggtggaggagaagcttaAAAGACCAGAAGGGATGGAAAAGATGCTGAGACTCATGTCAACGCCGAAGGGGGATGTGAGGGACCGGATGTATTACATGGCACCATGGCACCACTGGACACCTGGTTGggagcgagaggagaggagaaggagatgggtTTGGGACACGATTAACTTGCAATTCGACTAGCATTGAAGTTGcaatatattaagcttctTCTTAATGCTAAATTAAAATAGCTCTAAAATGCTATAAAAGGATTGATTTTATCACGAAAAGAACCAGGGCCTTAGACAACAGTATCAGGGCATGGGCATCGCGCTGAGTCAAGCAAGCTGACATCGCGCAACTCCATCTACGTATCTCGAACATACCCCTCTGATTATAAACCCTCGCTCTTTCAATTTCCCTGCACATCCACTTTGTTACTACACTGCTTTTTTACTCTACCGACTGATACTATCAACGACAATGGCAACCAATCTCACCAGCGAGGTAGGGGCTTTACCCCTTGCTTCTTGGATCATCTCTCGCACCGACTCCGTGTCAATCTCCCAGGCAATTATGGCCGTACTGACCGTCTATCTCATCCTCAATAGGATTGGATACTACAAGAGGACTGTATGTCTCCTATAGCCACAGAAACAATTATTCGTACAATTGGTAGACTGACATCAACCCTCTTAGCCCAAGGTGCTATCGCATGGGTTCCTACCCATCCCCTTTGTTGGCCCGTGGATCGCAGCAATCAAATTCATGCGAAACCCTGTTGACTTTGTACGCCAAAGCCAGAGCAAATCGAAAAACGGGCTCTTTCGTATCGCTACGATCCAGGGGGAGTATGTCCTCGTAACAGACCGGCATAAAGTAGCAGAATACATGAAGGCTCCAGACACGGTCTTGAACATGCAGGACGGTGCAAATGATGTATGCTCACTCGTtgatttttatttttttctttcttctctttcctttGGAAACCCACGGCTGACCACTCTCAATACAGCAACAGCAAATCCCTCTGACCATGGGATATGGCGTTGGTCACAGGACATACCACACAAGCGTTGTTCGTGGGCCGATAACTAAGGGCATTCCCGTTAAGACGCCAATGATGCTGGAAGAGGCAACGCTTGCAATTGACCAGTACATTGGCTCCCATCCAGGTAAGCGCGTCGTGTCATCCTGGGTTCACGCTGACCAAAGTGGCCTCTAGAATATACGCCAATCGCCTTGTATCATGCAATTGCCCTTACGATCGGAAGAATCACCAACCGGATTTATGTTGGAACCGAGTTCTGTAGGCCGCAGGCCCATAACGATGCTTGAAAGTAACGCTTACGCATGCATAGGTCGGAATGAGGAATTCCTGCAAAATGCTGCTGATTATGCTCAAGCTGTGGTCATATCCGCCGAGGTCCTTCGTATGTTTCCAGGTTGGATCAAACCGTATGCTTCACCTCCCTTCCGGATGCTTGGCCTCACAATGCTCACACCGGCTTCAGAATCTTGGTGCAATTCCTCCCGGTTATGAAGCATCGACGAAACGGCTACAAGTTCCTACGGAGGTACATTGAAGAGCGACTGAAAGGAAAGCTGGATGAGAATGGCAACAAGCCTGAGGACCTCGTCCAGTGGCTGGTTGACGCGGCTCCCCCAGTCGAAAGAAACGGTCCCATGATCGCTGAGAGGGTTATGGCGCTGAACGTTGCGTCTATTCATACCACAACCATGGTAAGCAACTTTGACATGACGCTTCTGCTTAAGCAGAATGACACTGACCTTGCTTTGCTTTGAGACCGTGACAGCCGCCCTCTACACCCTTGCCGCACAGCACGAGAAGTACCTCGAGCCACTACGGCGAGAGGTGATTGAGAATCTTGAGGACGGCGAACTGACATATGGCACACTCCAGAGGCTGCCCAAACTGGAAAGCTTCCTGAGAGAATCTGGCCGCTTCAACATTGCTGGTCTGAGTGAGCCTTGCCATCCTGACCGATGTCAATCTATAGTCAAGGACGCTTCGACTAACAATCTCTCTTGGTAGTGGCACTGCAGCGAAATGCACGACAGGAGTTTAGATTCTCAGATGGCACTGTCATCCCGCCTGGTGCAAAGGTGGGCACCCCGAGCCTGATCTTGCATCGTGATTCGGACGTATACAATGACCCGGATGTTTTTGATGGCTTTCGCTTCTGCCGTCCAGAGTATTCTGGTACTAAGGAAAAGACTcccgtcaccaccaccaacaactATTTCCTCTTCGGCCATGGAAGGCATCCTTGGTAAGTTCCTTTACCC is a window from the Fusarium keratoplasticum isolate Fu6.1 chromosome 5, whole genome shotgun sequence genome containing:
- a CDS encoding Peptidase-S8 domain-containing protein; protein product: MSFNNQSSTGGIEHTTEWILIRELRQSSHSFSPPGVVGNTGRTRTLKLRNAINDLELQIRRTFTILRFDLLLHLQNEVKGDAPKAQIYKDSRQDNSDEDTDDASSQSSAEPHVEDWPSHGLCQGFDSIQPSVGEARSRLEQLCKFLETRVNPNLSTPGQRDNRSAKYPRLTQLIETIKQLSSFPTTVDLIPTAGSKPKPFLFNVAEDEATAKAFVAFTDPSQKRPPKEVRNQMTADAKEMAQFFLSFNSFVDALQMSAGSLDVLAWEPTTKRLTSKESFASFSLLRKFQNQTEAACRAVLSHIGLCTHPKHQVLLQLPGWEEVSDWDSTKTTANLPVPLFFTMCFLEKKQALQRMQDDTEYGSLERWQHARMFFLQPEHAGIYREKKLCEALRFSHQRGMDLEFYVSEYSKPVVPAMVPIHIPSRMQQMRRYGKSFPSHSLWSLIEQGRLRKEMSFNLWWNTSCVGGNIDIEERKTLAIKLVLGLMLSLDSDHVFETWDPKQVHLLESVDTYTPFVSLPCNASCPSHQKTLSFSDKYSLGSIDDLDESEPSLQFVLLAKALLQIAEGDHLAGLGVNKDSSTVSWDAWNRFREAIEGYIRRATCGAEVDREVLPFLHAALGCLDFHTEYQSRLMENQSSQKMEAAWQLVFDTILIKIDDKLTLKSIIASTNPSFAQDPTPDPPPFPGHEVVQQAMSNSGNGTLQSSSNTTVAKRAPIRQPSLPSAEPSQPNIQLFDTNLAMGSSTAEEFWACLETFHKSYARFVNDRSTESGDETPRRVRIAVIDTGVDFGHAGIADAKEKGRIREEWCHSWVGADAKDEDDELHGTNCAYLLHKSAPEADIYIEKVFNQNAVRYYEAKNIAKAIEHAVSKWDVDIISMSFGLTRPASRDDGDEVKEQSALETYNNIVHEVEAAIRKAPPRLMFAAASNSGKNKPRAFPARDNPYVICVHASEGNGQDGGINPEIGSGFNFMTLGMGLDLMKRENIVKNRRALARYKRVVKSGTSFATPIAAGIAATVLDLAARVDEIDERVEEKLKRPEGMEKMLRLMSTPKGDVRDRMYYMAPWHHWTPGWEREERRRRWVWDTINLQFD
- a CDS encoding NACHT domain-containing protein — translated: MATLESQGAPEPADSDPTRESISTRASTCESAFVQGLYLLDSNQAGQIYATGLRKLQTRFNNWTGYLGVFASGNGSLDQRLKRYPQHRDLVVFALNMLKDNLLQITAELSDQDSDDSSEEETDRREIEIEGVRMSINELDRLAIHIRQSSTSSLDARVKAFASRKAAEISFFETKAVLAVNALYPDAHESLRQHLSKSMVHRHTKLLYWKSHDKKLHNGSDTTQPKPVTQCGSIGFSLLSETVASDPASHPPILTKAMEPVQRRASATTVLETKAQFPKPPQFDDGDETAPCPLCRKVFQRHDFTNDVWWKSHMNEDLVPFVCVATSCLDSPNFTRRSEWRVHIEQDHSEFWQQNTAIPLHGENKTHRPSSQGASENSPICPLCCSSPLEEPERLRARKPQTSSESPKALQPGSKEASDGTSGKKTVRFDVPEQEESLADQGSPTTPPATPRLQMKPSKHMMMTNHIAGHLQFLALLTPRLSTKNLADGKDIDFASSQAPSGDSNSGERSTLGDEFQLEEGPNTQSIDIRESFSETNSVPVPEESIAPQDEDIPSTEPMDWALFSSLDPPHGGEEDRVIKHIRESLLKGAANRFAGTDLPAEASEAAENLVTLLRLGDDFTKLSDPVLFRKKLTRESLYQFFNTSLSSVDDGVYGTLANHCTEEVWGVGPFGGSFSRCVLFCLLLKCKRPLDILRLIVAGLSDFNLPLSTETLESLFPFWDNQVLGVFLKSYSTYGYEIWGHYRGYATDLRVVKAQFEDSAGSLPRGVHSWIFDDARFRKFLADPQPQLLWIHGTTGRGKTMLLCGIIDELRETTDNAISHSFFPSTNSGFKSATALVRELIHHLVVQRPWLLEYVRESDELFKKTLSGALTSLEDFSDVLRIMLGHASMTDTVFIIDDVHERTTEVGTLLKLIIHKLQIPSKWILASHSGISIIPRLDFREMGDFEEIDLNQARGQITQAISAYANYRVESLAARKHYKDSLKRNIYDYLVSNAYANFFWVSMPTRRSLKDRGATLFMTDLEPLSIGSPELINATWAELEADHHVGFKLSDDGDWTTCDGKQVLWLPPEFQASCSTVAGNVVVTAREDS